The Corynebacterium occultum sequence CTTCAACTTCATCGATGACCCCAGGGTGCCAGGGGGGTTCATTGTCATGGAGTATGTCGGTGGCCCCTCCCTGCGGGATCGTCGTAATGTGCTCGCGGACCGTACCTTCTCCATTGACATCGCCATCGGTTATATCCTGGAGGTGTTGCCGGCACTGGATTATCTCCATTCCCGTGGGGTGGTCTACAACGATCTCAAGCCCTCCAACATCATCATCACCGAGGATCAGGTGAAATTGATTGACCTGGGTGCGGTCAGTGGTATCGGTGCCTTCGGCTATATCTACGGCACTAAGGGTTTCCAGGCCCCGGAGGTGGGCACCGAGGGACCTTCCGTGGCCAGCGACATCTACACCATCGGCCGTACCCTGGCGGCCCTGACCCTGCAGCTGCCCGCCGATGAGCGTGGCATCTACAAGCCGGGGTTGCCCACCCCGGCGGAGGAGCCGCTCTTCCGCCGTTACCTCTCCTTCTACCGTTTTCTGCAACGCGCCACCCATGTGGATCCGCAGCGGCGTTTCCGCAATATCGAGGAGATGCGCACCCAGCTTTTCGGGGTGCTGCGGGAAATCCTGGCGGTGCGGGATGGGCGGCAGTTCCCGGCGCAGCACTCCCTCTTCTCACCGCAGCGTTCCACCTTCGGCACCAAGCTGCTGGTGTTCCGCACCGACCAGCTCATCGACGGCATCGACCGCACCGCCCGGATCACCACCTCGGAGGTGGTTTCCGCCCTGGCGGCCCCCCTGATCGACCGTTCCGATGTGGGTGCGGCCATGCTCTCCGGTTCCTCCTACACCGAACCCCAGGAGGCCCTGGAAACCCTGCGTCAGGCGATGAAGACGGAGGAGTACCAGCATTCCTCGGAAATCCCGCTCGGTGTGGTCCGTGCCCTGTTGGATCTCGGTTTCACCGGCCAGGCGCGTTCCTGGTTGGCCAGCCTGGCGGAGCGGCTCGGCCATGACTGGCGTTTTCAGTGGTATTCCGGGGTGACTGACCTGCTGCTGGATGATTTCGCCGCCGCCCAGGAACACTTCAACAGTGTGCTCAGCATCCTGCCCGGGGAGTCCGCCCCCAAATTGGCGATCGCCGCTGTCAATGAGCTGTTGCTGCAGCAGCTGGGTTATGACCGCACTCCCCTGCTCGACCCGGCGGCCACCCGCATGGCCGCCAATTTCGACCTGGACTCCGAGGAGCTCGATGATGCGGCCTTCACCGCCATCAATGATGCCTGGACCCACACCACCGAGGATCCGGCGCTGCTGCGTTTCGTGGCGATGCGTCTCTACGGTCTGGTGTGGCGCACCAACCCCACCACCGTTTCCTCCGCCTTCGGGCTTTCCCGCCAGCTGACCGCCGAGAACCAGATTGAGATGGCGGTCGCCGCCCTGGACAAGGTGCCCCTGGCTTCCCGACACCACCGCATGGCCCAGCTGACCACCATCCTGGAGCTGGTCTCCGGCAAGCTCACCGAGGGCCGGATCAGGCGGGCGGCCCGCCGCCTGGAGGAGATCCCCACCAATGAGCCCCGTTTCTTCCAGATCAAGACTGCCGTGCTCTCCGCCGCCCTGAACTATCTGCGTGATGCGGATCTGCGCTCCGCGGCCAGCTCCAATGAACTCTTCGAATTCTCCTTCACCCAGCGTGGCCTGCGCTACGGGCTCTCGGAGACGCTGCGCCAGCAAGCCCGCCAGGCCCCCTTCGCCCGCCACCGTTACGCCCTGGTGGACATGGCCAATCAGGTTCGGCCGGTCACCTGGTTCTAAAACGCTTATCGACGGCCGCGCTCCTCCCCCTTGCGGGGCAGGCACGGCCGTCGATAAGTGTTGTTTTTAGGGGGCGAGTTCAGTGGCGTAGCGGGCGATCGCCAGTTCCTCATTGGTGGGGACGACGAAGACCTTGATGGTGGAGTCATCGGTGGAGATCTCGCGGGGGCCACTGTTGGGCAGGGCGTTGCGCTCCGGGTCGATCTTGATGCCGTACATCTCCAGCTCGGCCATGGCATCAGCGCGGACATTGGCGGCGTTTTCGCCCACACCTGCGGTGAAGGTGATCGCGTCGACGCGGCCGAGGCTGATCATGTAGGAACCGATGTAGCGGCGCAGCTGGTGAATGTAGATCTGGTAGGCCAGCCAGGCATCCGGGTCGCCGTCCTCGATCATCTCCGCCAGGGCCCGGAAGTCATTGACCCCGGAGATGCCCTTGATACCGGACTGCTTGTTCATCAGCGTGTCGATCTCATCGATGCTCATG is a genomic window containing:
- a CDS encoding serine/threonine protein kinase, which encodes MSTDPNQQPCENTPPPAEAGGHGQTPEPVDIDTEAVAFDPFADEETPEDEVVFDDDEVVGPEYVGTQAVKFDPFADEDTPEDGAATAETEQVAAGRARANPEHIGTEAVKFDPFADDDEDEIEVEFDPTLGVAIPIPRPAAADPRPPAPEHPSLNYEGTEAVKFDPFADDDEEDEELLDADIGALIQELGSLREQPGGVPEPDEPVSSSAPVISPQDARDGLMSTGIRVSGLLDDDHGTEPHERNLAQDTSARSRQEAISTFRQRRGTRRVGRTVADGMVHLPFVGLTNPAAALKSAEDIQKAKVAPPQLKAGDSIADQYLIMGPIAHGGLGWIYLAEDQNVSGRLVVLKGMQAEKSLEEQGTAEAEREFLADITHPGIVKIFNFIDDPRVPGGFIVMEYVGGPSLRDRRNVLADRTFSIDIAIGYILEVLPALDYLHSRGVVYNDLKPSNIIITEDQVKLIDLGAVSGIGAFGYIYGTKGFQAPEVGTEGPSVASDIYTIGRTLAALTLQLPADERGIYKPGLPTPAEEPLFRRYLSFYRFLQRATHVDPQRRFRNIEEMRTQLFGVLREILAVRDGRQFPAQHSLFSPQRSTFGTKLLVFRTDQLIDGIDRTARITTSEVVSALAAPLIDRSDVGAAMLSGSSYTEPQEALETLRQAMKTEEYQHSSEIPLGVVRALLDLGFTGQARSWLASLAERLGHDWRFQWYSGVTDLLLDDFAAAQEHFNSVLSILPGESAPKLAIAAVNELLLQQLGYDRTPLLDPAATRMAANFDLDSEELDDAAFTAINDAWTHTTEDPALLRFVAMRLYGLVWRTNPTTVSSAFGLSRQLTAENQIEMAVAALDKVPLASRHHRMAQLTTILELVSGKLTEGRIRRAARRLEEIPTNEPRFFQIKTAVLSAALNYLRDADLRSAASSNELFEFSFTQRGLRYGLSETLRQQARQAPFARHRYALVDMANQVRPVTWF